The DNA segment TCTTCTTCTGCTCCCATTTCTTCCAGTCCCGGATCGCTGATCACATAGACCTGGCAAGAAGCACACATTGCCATTCCTCCGCATACGCCGATGGTTCCTTCTTCTGCAAGTTCATAAGAACGGATAATCTCCATCAAATTCATCGACATATCGGTGGGAGCTACCACATCGTGGGTAACACCTTCCCGGTCGGTGATTTTTATATTTATATCACTCATTTTAGTTGATAATTCTTTGTTAATGGTTGATGGCGGTCATTTTTCAACATTAACCGTCAACAGACAACAAATTTAGTCAATTTTTTTCACAACTGCTTTCTCCGCTTCTTTTCGGCTTCCGTCGAATCCGTCTACTCCGCTTACCGTTGTGTACTTTAAAACGAATTTCTTGCCCGGATTCAACCTGTTGTATACACTCTGACACATTAACGTAGCTTCATGAAAGCCGCAAAGAATCAGTTTAAGTTTTCCAGGATAGGTGTTGATATCTCCGATGGCGTAAATTCCGTCGATATTCGTCTGGTAATCTAAAGCATTGTTTACCACGATTGCATTTTTCTCAATATTCAATCCCCAGTTTCCGATCTCACCCAATTTTGGCGTCAATCCGAATAGCGGAATAAAATAATCTGTTTCGATATCATAAGGATCCTGTCCGTCAACGGCTACGGTAATAGCCTCCACTTTTCCATCACCTTTAATGGCGGTAACTTCAGCAGGTGTAATTAATTTTATTTTCCCCTGGTTTTTAAGATCCTGAACTTTTTCCACGGAATCCAAAGCACCACGGAACTCGTTTCTTCTGTGAATCAGC comes from the Chryseobacterium nepalense genome and includes:
- a CDS encoding 2Fe-2S iron-sulfur cluster-binding protein; the encoded protein is MSDINIKITDREGVTHDVVAPTDMSMNLMEIIRSYELAEEGTIGVCGGMAMCASCQVYVISDPGLEEMGAEEDAMLGEAFHVQDNSRLGCQLHIVPEMEGLEVEIAPYP